GAGAGAAAAACTCAGAGAAATGTTGAACAGCTTAACAACTGAAGTGATTGCTTCGGTAACGGGTTGGCAATTTATTTTGGAAGCACTATCTGTAGCAGGTATTTAGCAAATTGGTATTAGTCATACAGAAGTTGTCCAGACAAATCGCGATCGCAGAACTGAAAAGCGCGATCGTTGTGGTGAGGGAATAATGACTAACAAAGCAGTGCAGTGGACAGAGGCGTGATCGCTGGAGGAAGGCGCGATTCCTGTTTGTTTGAATGAGAGGGAAGGAGCGCGATCGCGCTTTTCGATTCGGTGCTAGAAGCGATCGCGCCTTTGTAAAATTAATATAGGGCTTAAACATATTGGGATAGGAAAATGTCAGAATTATTAGAATCAGTAATTGAGTAAGTGAAACAACTTTCGCCCTCTGAGCGCGATCGTATTGCAAAACTTATTCTGGGAGACCTTGAACCCAACAAAAACTTTGATCATCCCCAATTATTGAATAAGGTTCAATCCTAAACGATGAAACCAACCTAATCCAAAATACTCCCCAATCTGAGGAGTATTCGACAACTAGCTAAGACTAAGCGTTAATGGTTGTCTTTGTCAGTTAAATCGGATAGATGAACTCTAACCATTTCAATATAGCCTTCATCTTCGGCTGCAGCAGGGGATAATTCGCCAGCAGCGATCGCCCGATTGACTAAATCTTCAGCATCAATCTGACTGGTTTCATAAGCTTGTTGAAGCCGATAGTAACTAGGAACTCCTTCTGATTCCAATCTACCTCGATAGGCAGCAGAAACTAAATCAAACGCTGCCGTACTCCGAACATTGCGTTGATTCTGGGTATAGGCTTGTTCTGCTTCCGATTCCGAATTGATGGTTTCAGCTTGTGCTGCTGGAACAACGCCAACAGTCATTAGTAAAGCGCTAAGGGTGCCGAGTGTTAAGTTACGCATCACTCTGATCGACCTCCTCTTTTTCTTTGCTTCATTTTCTAGGTTAAGAAAAGGTTATCAACGATGACTTCCCACTGATGAAATATATCTCCCGCTTCTAAGAAAAACAGCTTCTGTCATTCAAAATAGGCAGTAAGTTATATCAGTTACAACCAAACGGTATTTTCTCTAAAACAAGTTGGTTGAGAAGATCAGTAAGAAACGAATGCCTCAACACCCCCAACTGCGCGGGTAGTTCACACATAGTTGACGTAATCTGCGGTTAAGTCTAACTCGGTATTAGCAGTAATGGCGATTAAATCTTCTTCCCCATCAAAGATGCCAAGCCCAGAGATACTATTAATTTCGATGTCATTCACCGTGTAATCAGAAGCACTACCCTTCAGTTGTAGGATGTCTTTCAACGGATCGAAGTCAACCAGCCAAGCGTAATCTTCCTCTCCCGCATTACTGTACAAAACACCCTTGTCATTCCCTAAAACAAACTGATCTTCTCCAGCACCACCGATGAGTGCATCAATATCGGTAGCAGATAAAGTGGTTCCCACTAACGTATCATTGCCTTGTGCCCCCTTGAGTTCGTCAAAGTCTTCCCCTCCATCCAAAGAGAAAATCGTTGCCCTCACCGCCATTGAGGGCATCTGTTCCGCCATCACCAAAAATCCGATCTTCTCCTTGACCCCCGAGAATTAAATCAGCATTGTCACCCCCAGAAAGGATATCATCATCGGCATCACCACTAATAAAATCCATGCCACCGTTGCCAAAAATCCGGTCATTGCCTTCACCGCCATTGATAAAATCATTATCTGATCCGGCTTGAATAACATCATCACCGGCATCGCCATTGAGAAAGTCATTTCCTGAAAGGACATCATTGCCAACGCCACCATTAATTACATCCTCATCGAGACCACCATCAATGAAGTCATCACCGGCATCTCCGTTAAGAAAGTCCTGTCCCGCCGGATCGAGAAGCGAATCATCACCCTCATTACCACTGAGGAAATCTTGCCCCTCGCTTCCTAATAAGAAATCGCTTTCTGGTGTTCCTTGAGATGGGTTATTAAATTGGGTTTCAGTTTCCGTTGGCGGATTGACAGGATTTAAAGTCGTTTCACTACTAAGTTTGAAATCTTCTGCACCAATCTGATCCGGGGAAACGAATAGTACAGCAGCAATCTGTTCTCCTGTTTGGGCAATGTTAATTGACGAACCAAATAAAGCAGGTAAAATGTCTAGATCATCAAAGGTTAAGCCTTCTTCTAACAAGAAGAAATCTTCGCCAGCGGTAAAATCTTGGATATCTTGAATACCACCGGAGGCAAGGAAAAAGTCATCTTTTCCCCCGCCACCAAAGGAAATATTAATGCCCGATCCACCAATGATGAGATCTTTTCCAGTATTACCAATCAGTAAATCGTTGCCAGCACCGCCATCTATAAGGTTGTTGCCATTACCCGCGCGGAAGAAATCATTACCAGCACCACCGAGTAAGATATCGTTACCACGACTCTCTAAATTAAAGAAGAAATCATTGCCCTCATTTCCTTTAACGAGATCATCCCCATTCCCATCGGCTAGGAAATCGTTACCCAACCCTCCGGAAAAGATGTCTTTCCCATCACCCCCAACTAGCAAGTCATTCCCTTCCTTACCAAAAACAATCCCGTTGAGTGTTCCTTGAGAACCATCGTAGTCATCATTCCCTGCACTTAAAACAACATCGCCATTAATCGTGCCGCCATTAACCACACTAATGCTACCTTCTGCTTCAGCTGCCGTGATCGCGAGGGGTCCATTTTCCGTTAGACCGCCTTGAATTGTGCCGGTATTAATAATACTGCCATTGAGTTCAGTCCGATTTTCTATTAATACAGTTGCTCCCTTTTCTGCTGCCAAAACACCAGAATTTTCAATATTGCCATTGAAAATAGATGTTTCTGCTTCTGAAGCCTCTACCCAGTAGAGGCGAACTGCAGCCGCTTGGTTGGCTTGGTTATCTGGCGCACCATCAGGTAAGCCGCGACCTTGCACAACGCCTTGGTTAATCACTACCCCACTGACTTCTGCACCCAGTTCTAAGGAAATCGCATCGCCATTATTCCCTTTGCCAACATCAATAATGCCTTCAGAACGGTTTTCAATGAAAAAGGTGTTAGCGGTCACGTCTCCATAAACGGTTCCATTGCGAGGATCGGCCGTGGAAAAAATGTGACCGAGATTGATCAGTGTCACTTCATTACCGCCAATATTAACAGGGCGGCTATCACTCGTAATTACGCCATGGTTAAAAATGATAGCCGAGGCTTCACCACCATTGGCCACATTAATGCCATTAAAATCGCCGTGAATCGTGCCTTGATTATCGATAATTGTATTGGTTCCTTCAACTTGAATTGCTGTATCGTTTCCATCAAGGTTGTCGTCAGTATCAGTGCTATTAATTCTTCCTTCGCGATTAATAAAAATGCGGTTCAAATTGCCCTGAGTTATGACCGATGGCGTATCGTTAGTTATGAGTTTTCCGAAGACATTGAGAGAGTCACCCAATTCGTTTAAAAGAATCGGTGTTGTATTTGTTTCATCAAGTGCAATATTAAGATTATCCATTAAACTAGGCTCCGAAAATGTTGATGACTCTATTTTTAAAATGATTTTCGGTCACCGTCGATGGAGAAAAATTAGGGAGTTAAACAAGCCCAAAAAGCTTAACTTTTCTACACTAGATTCAAAATTAAAGGCTCATAAAGTTCTTTAAAGCCCTAGCAGAGTCCATTAAACAACTGGGGCTCTGTAATTAGCAATTCTGTTAAGATGACGTTCAATCTTCTCGCGACTTTTCCCAAAATAATCTGAGCAGAACTTAGCCATTTTTTAACTTTCTCAATCCCATTTTCACCGTTGTACTGGGCAAGATAAATCTCTCTGAGTTCTTCTTTTAGTTCATAAGCAATCCTCAAGCAAGGTGACTCTTTAAGGAGTTCCTCTAACTCTCCTGTTTCTTCCTCAGTTAAATTGTCAACTGATCTCGGATATTTGGTAGAAGTTGACTCAGGATCGAGTTAAGCAAATGCAACCTGATTTAGGGATATTAGCTAACCTGGAACGACCGAACGCAATCATTACCAGTATTGCTAAGCCAGACTCTCGTTTCGACATTGTTTCTCGTTTTTTCGCTCCTGGTTTGGGCATTCTTGAAGATCCCGTTACCGGCGCCGCTCACTGTGTGTCGGGTCCCTATTGGTGTCGTCGCCTCCAGCAGGATACCCTTTTGGCCTATCAAGCCTCTCCCCGGGGCGGTGTCGTTAAGGTTGCCTACGATGGCAGCGATCGCGTTGCTCTCAGCGGTCAAGCGGTGATGGTGTTTCGTGCCGAAATGATATGACTCATGGATTATAGCTCAGTGCTATAAACTAAAAATCAGAAAATCCTATTGCAGGTCAGGTTATGAAGCTCAATCCAGATGTGGTGCGCCAAGTGTCAAACGCGATCGCGATTTTTACGGCGTTTGGTGTCAATATTTTTGCAAATGTTAAACCCATTGGGGGCTTAACTTTAGGGGAAATTTCTAATCAATTATTTGCAGATGTTTTAATCACACCAGCTCGTTATGCGTTTGCAATTTGGGGAGTGATTTATTTAGGATTGTTTAGTTTTGCGATTTATCAAGCGCTACCCAGTCAACGAAAAAAAACGATTTTACAGGGCATTAGTTATTGGCTGGTTACAGCGAGTGTGGCACAAATTATTTGGATATTTGTCTTTCAATTGCGCTTTTTTACCGGGTCATTTTTAGTCATGTTACTGATTTTATTGCCCTTACTTCGGGTCTATTCTCACCTCAATGGTCAGGAACAAAAACTGCCCTGGCGAGACCGTTGGTTTGTTCAAATTCCAATTAGTATTTATGTAGCTTGGATTAGTGTGGCAACCGTGGTTAATGGCGCAGTTGCTCTTACTGCTGCTGGTTGGGAAGGGTGGGGAATTCCTGCAGAGATTTGGACAGTAATGATGATGGTCATTGCGGGTGCCATTGCACTGCTGATTAATTTCTTCAACCGAGATGTTGCCTTTACTGGCGTTTTTATTTGGGCATTGATCGCGATCGCGCTTCGGCACCAAGAGCAGTTACCCATTTTTATTACAGGAATAATTTTAGCGATCTTTTTGGGGAGTTTAATCCTCTGGAATTTCCGTCAACAGCCTAAGCAAACTCCTCTCTCCTAAAAAAGAGAGGAACAGCCGTACTTCTCGTGTTAGTCTGAAAGGTAACCTTAACTTTTCTCCGCTTTTTTTAGCAATCATTGGTGAACTAGCCTAGAAAATTTTGTTGTTATGGCAAATCATTCTCTTCCCTCCTCAGAAAAAACAGCAAATGCCAGCGAAGCCTCTTGGTCTCCCCCGCTTAGCAAAAGAATCTTACGATTTTTCGGTTGGCCGTTTTGGGCAATCATCGTGATGGTGACGTTTGGCGTAACTGGCTATGCCGCTACTTCTGCCTTACTGAGCTTAAATACGCCCAAAGGGTGCAAATCGATCTATTGGCCATTAGCCTCTGGTGCTAGACGCTTATACTGCGCACAAGTGGAAGCCAAAGAAGGCGATGCAGAAAATTTAATTGACGCGATCGCGTTAGTCTCTCAACTTCCCGAAAACCATCCCCTACGTGCAGAAATCGATAAAAACATTAAACTCTGGTCAGAGGAAATTTTAGTTTTAGGAGAAAGACAGTTTCAAGCCGGAAATTTAGAAGCAGCAATGGCAATTACGAATGATATTCCTTCTGGAGTTGCTGCCAAAGAGGTAATTGAGGAAAAAGTGCAACGGTGGCAAAAAATTTGGGAAAAAGGAGAAGCCATTGAAAAAGATGTAGAAGAGCGGTTAAAGCAAGCAGAATGGAATTTAGCCTTTGAAGAAGCGGGAAGACTCGTTGATCTCGATAATGAATATTTAGCGAATCGTCGTTACACGGAATTAGTAGCAACCATTCAACAAGCCAAAATTGAAGGGGCAGTTCTGCAAGAAGCTTGGGAGATCCTTGATCAAGGAGGACTCAAAAATTTACTAACAGCCCTCGAAAAAGCACAGACCATTGACGCCGACAGTTACTCCTACGATGGTGCGCAAAAGCTGATTACAACAGTCGGAGAAACCTTAATGAGAGAGGCATACAACAATCTCAATCAACGTCGTTGGAAGACTGTTTTAGAGATTACCCAAGCCATTCCAGAAAGCTTTGATTCTGAGTTTGATTTAGAGGAAGAAGTAACGGATTTAAGACAAATTGCCCTAGCGGGTTTAGAAGCCGAATCTGGTAGCATTGGCGGCTTGAGACAGGCAATTGCCCAAGCTGAAACAATCGTTGAAAAACGTCCCCTTCACGAAGAAGCACAACAATTGATTGCCCGCTGGGAAAAAGAAATAGATGATGTAGAAATTTTGAATCTTGCCAAAGGTTACGCCAGTGGGGGGACAACCGCCGATTTACGGGCAGGAATAGACAAAGCTGATGAAGTGCCCAGAGGCAACCCTCGCTATCAAGAAGCACAAGTATTGATCAATGAGTGGAATCGAAAAGTGCAAACCATTGAAGATCGACCGATCCTGAATCGCGCTACCGAAATTGCTCGTGACCGAAACATTAGTGCTTATGAATCTGCCATTGCCGTGGCTCGAAATATTAGCCCGAACCGTGCTCTTTATGAAGAAGCCCAAGATAAAAT
The sequence above is drawn from the Cyanobacteria bacterium GSL.Bin1 genome and encodes:
- a CDS encoding tryptophan-rich sensory protein yields the protein MKLNPDVVRQVSNAIAIFTAFGVNIFANVKPIGGLTLGEISNQLFADVLITPARYAFAIWGVIYLGLFSFAIYQALPSQRKKTILQGISYWLVTASVAQIIWIFVFQLRFFTGSFLVMLLILLPLLRVYSHLNGQEQKLPWRDRWFVQIPISIYVAWISVATVVNGAVALTAAGWEGWGIPAEIWTVMMMVIAGAIALLINFFNRDVAFTGVFIWALIAIALRHQEQLPIFITGIILAIFLGSLILWNFRQQPKQTPLS